In Tubulanus polymorphus chromosome 2, tnTubPoly1.2, whole genome shotgun sequence, a single window of DNA contains:
- the LOC141900902 gene encoding ras-related protein Rab-3 isoform X4: protein MRADGLMQMASASDSKWQKDAADQNFDYMFKLLIIGNSSVGKTSFLFRYADDSFTSAFVSTVGIDFKVKTVFRQDKRVKLQIWDTAGQERYRTITTAYYRGAMGFILMYDVTNEESFNAVQDWCTQIKTYSWDNAQVVLVGNKCDLEDERVVSTERGKQLADQLGLEFFETSAKENINVKAVFERLVDIICDKMSESLDSDPTIVSNQSKGTRLTENPNQQNSGCQC, encoded by the exons ATGGCTTCAGCAAGCGACTCGAAATGGCAAAAAGACGCCGCCGATCAGAATTTCGATTATATGTTCAAACTTTTAATCATCGGAAATAGTAGCGTCGGTAAGACGTCGTTTTTATTTCGATACGCGGATGATTCGTTCACGTCGGCGTTCGTCAGCACGGTCGGAATAGATTTCAAAGTGAAGACAGTATTCAGACAAGACAAACGAGTCAAATTACAAATATGG GATACGGCTGGTCAAGAACGATATCGAACGATCACAACTGCGTATTACAGAGGTGCTATGGGTTTCATATTAATGTACGATGTCACAAACGAAGAGTCATTCAACGCCGTTCAAGATTG GTGTACCCAAATCAAGACATATTCATGGGACAACGCGCAGGTCGTGCTAGTGGGAAACAAATGCGACCTTGAAGACGAACGCGTAGTCTCGACAGAACGTGGAAAACAGCTCGCAGATCAACTAG GTTTAGAGTTTTTCGAGACATCGGCGAAAGAGAACATAAACGTTAAAGCCGTATTCGAACGACTGGTGGATATCATATGCGACAAAATGAGCGAAAGCCTCGACTCTGATCCGACGATCGTCAGCAATCAATCGAAGGGCACGCGTCTGACGGAGAACCCGAATCAACAGAACAGCGGCTGTCAGTGTTAG
- the LOC141900902 gene encoding ras-related protein Rab-3 isoform X3, with the protein MPCSSQTSVDKMAGAIIMMASASDSKWQKDAADQNFDYMFKLLIIGNSSVGKTSFLFRYADDSFTSAFVSTVGIDFKVKTVFRQDKRVKLQIWDTAGQERYRTITTAYYRGAMGFILMYDVTNEESFNAVQDWCTQIKTYSWDNAQVVLVGNKCDLEDERVVSTERGKQLADQLGLEFFETSAKENINVKAVFERLVDIICDKMSESLDSDPTIVSNQSKGTRLTENPNQQNSGCQC; encoded by the exons ATGGCTTCAGCAAGCGACTCGAAATGGCAAAAAGACGCCGCCGATCAGAATTTCGATTATATGTTCAAACTTTTAATCATCGGAAATAGTAGCGTCGGTAAGACGTCGTTTTTATTTCGATACGCGGATGATTCGTTCACGTCGGCGTTCGTCAGCACGGTCGGAATAGATTTCAAAGTGAAGACAGTATTCAGACAAGACAAACGAGTCAAATTACAAATATGG GATACGGCTGGTCAAGAACGATATCGAACGATCACAACTGCGTATTACAGAGGTGCTATGGGTTTCATATTAATGTACGATGTCACAAACGAAGAGTCATTCAACGCCGTTCAAGATTG GTGTACCCAAATCAAGACATATTCATGGGACAACGCGCAGGTCGTGCTAGTGGGAAACAAATGCGACCTTGAAGACGAACGCGTAGTCTCGACAGAACGTGGAAAACAGCTCGCAGATCAACTAG GTTTAGAGTTTTTCGAGACATCGGCGAAAGAGAACATAAACGTTAAAGCCGTATTCGAACGACTGGTGGATATCATATGCGACAAAATGAGCGAAAGCCTCGACTCTGATCCGACGATCGTCAGCAATCAATCGAAGGGCACGCGTCTGACGGAGAACCCGAATCAACAGAACAGCGGCTGTCAGTGTTAG